One part of the Phycisphaerae bacterium genome encodes these proteins:
- a CDS encoding glycosyltransferase, which yields MKILHITQSLDPSWGGIARVLPLLAGELERAGQTSRIATLSGDRFGRPPTVECAEVISFEARAGSKLGKSPAFDREIGSLVGWADVVHLHGLWSAQNWSTGRAARKQNKPYIMTPHSMMMPWAWRRSAWKKRPIGWLFEHGNLRHAARLHALAEGEAQHIRALGFNQKVVVIPNALNPGEFQNLPPATSLEERFPAAKGAKWVLFLGRVAEQKGIIEALRACFDTLASGESWHLFVVGPDEFGITPMLQAAVMRKGLRERVTFTGMLGAEDVRACLGRASVLLQPSKSEGMSMSILEAMAAGLPVIISDSCNMPEVEEHGAGRVVAPERRSIASALRQMVGISDEERRQMGLRGRELICKRYCWPVVIPRYVEMYREVCR from the coding sequence ATGAAAATTCTGCATATCACGCAGTCCCTTGACCCATCCTGGGGCGGCATCGCGCGCGTGCTTCCGCTTCTGGCTGGTGAACTTGAGCGTGCGGGCCAGACAAGTCGAATCGCCACGTTGAGTGGGGATCGATTCGGTCGACCTCCGACGGTTGAATGTGCTGAAGTAATTTCATTCGAGGCCAGGGCTGGGTCGAAGCTGGGCAAGTCGCCGGCATTCGATCGCGAGATCGGATCGCTCGTGGGATGGGCGGACGTGGTGCATCTGCACGGTTTGTGGTCAGCGCAGAATTGGTCGACCGGCCGCGCGGCTCGCAAGCAGAACAAGCCTTATATCATGACTCCGCATAGCATGATGATGCCGTGGGCGTGGCGGCGCAGCGCGTGGAAGAAACGTCCGATCGGATGGCTGTTTGAGCACGGCAATCTGCGGCATGCGGCACGATTGCACGCCCTTGCGGAAGGGGAGGCGCAGCACATTCGTGCGCTCGGGTTCAATCAGAAAGTTGTGGTGATTCCCAATGCGCTGAACCCGGGCGAGTTTCAGAATCTCCCGCCGGCAACTTCGCTGGAGGAGCGGTTTCCGGCCGCGAAGGGTGCGAAATGGGTCCTGTTCCTAGGACGAGTTGCCGAACAGAAGGGGATTATCGAGGCGTTGCGAGCCTGTTTCGACACGCTGGCTTCGGGCGAGTCCTGGCATCTGTTCGTCGTCGGGCCGGATGAATTCGGGATTACGCCGATGCTTCAGGCGGCGGTGATGCGGAAAGGACTTCGTGAGCGCGTGACATTCACCGGCATGCTCGGGGCGGAAGATGTGCGGGCGTGTCTCGGCCGTGCGTCGGTCCTGCTTCAGCCGAGCAAAAGTGAGGGAATGAGCATGTCGATTCTCGAAGCGATGGCCGCCGGATTGCCGGTTATCATTTCGGATTCATGCAACATGCCGGAGGTCGAGGAGCATGGCGCGGGCCGGGTTGTCGCACCGGAGCGCCGCAGCATCGCCTCGGCGCTTCGTCAGATGGTCGGCATCTCGGATGAGGAGCGCCGGCAGATGGGGCTGCGCGGCCGCGAATTGATTTGCAAACGCTATTGCTGGCCAGTGGTGATTCCGCGTTATGTGGAGATGTATCGCGAGGTGTGCCGGTAG
- a CDS encoding tetratricopeptide repeat protein produces the protein MTSPHVLLHFRLKEGAKPLTGIDLYFTTDDGETWKKSKAPKGVDSPVAWDAPADGAYGFYLQFHTAEASSSAPTKGTRPQRCVRVDTTAPVVQLLTLKPDKRFDLTREVAIRWRAEDADLADRPVSIRFRTERTKTFRLIEDSLPAEGLLRWSVPEGDFGRIELKLSATDRAGNRGDHVDDRLRVSDAAAELAMRSTAESQDEMAASSVNSAASAERRGTESGDATGETPTFSPMSDPDSGERLDDSGAAREAKRQYDLATWHRLRGETAVAVVKYREALRLRPDLAAARNDLAAVLYLRGELDDAEAEYGTILQADPGHRSAMKGLALVQARKRNYRSAHTTLEKLLLLDPADAEAWMNFGDVSLFMGDRSAARDAWKKAMDSAGASKELKARVAKRLEIYKVDGFTLSSEAE, from the coding sequence GTGACATCACCTCATGTGCTCCTTCATTTCCGTTTAAAGGAAGGAGCGAAGCCGCTGACGGGAATCGATCTGTACTTCACTACTGATGACGGGGAGACCTGGAAAAAGTCGAAGGCACCCAAGGGAGTCGATAGCCCCGTCGCTTGGGATGCACCGGCCGATGGCGCATACGGTTTCTACCTCCAGTTTCATACCGCTGAAGCGAGTTCATCGGCTCCGACGAAAGGGACCCGCCCGCAACGTTGTGTTCGGGTGGACACCACGGCTCCGGTTGTTCAATTACTCACCCTGAAGCCGGACAAACGTTTTGATTTGACGCGCGAAGTGGCGATTCGGTGGCGGGCCGAGGACGCGGATCTGGCGGATCGACCGGTATCCATTCGATTTCGAACTGAACGGACAAAGACGTTTCGTTTGATTGAGGACAGCTTGCCGGCGGAGGGCCTGTTGCGATGGAGCGTGCCGGAGGGAGACTTCGGACGCATCGAGTTGAAGCTGTCCGCCACGGATCGGGCCGGCAATCGAGGCGACCATGTGGACGACCGCCTGCGGGTTAGCGACGCCGCCGCCGAACTGGCAATGCGGTCGACTGCCGAATCGCAGGATGAGATGGCAGCGTCGTCCGTGAATTCGGCGGCATCCGCTGAGCGTCGCGGAACGGAATCCGGCGATGCAACCGGCGAAACGCCGACATTTTCACCGATGTCCGATCCGGATTCAGGCGAACGTCTGGACGATTCCGGCGCTGCAAGAGAAGCCAAACGCCAGTATGATCTCGCGACCTGGCATCGACTTCGCGGCGAAACAGCGGTGGCGGTGGTGAAGTACCGAGAGGCGCTCCGATTGCGCCCTGACCTTGCCGCGGCTCGCAACGACCTGGCGGCAGTGTTGTACCTTCGGGGGGAATTGGACGATGCCGAGGCGGAGTACGGCACGATACTTCAGGCCGATCCCGGGCATCGCTCCGCAATGAAAGGCCTGGCGTTGGTTCAAGCTCGAAAGCGGAATTATCGCTCGGCGCACACGACACTTGAAAAGTTGCTACTGCTGGACCCGGCGGATGCTGAAGCATGGATGAACTTCGGTGATGTTTCGTTGTTCATGGGCGATCGATCCGCCGCACGGGATGCCTGGAAGAAGGCCATGGACTCAGCCGGTGCCTCGAAGGAATTGAAGGCGCGCGTTGCCAAGCGACTGGAGATATACAAGGTCGATGGATTTACGCTGAGCAGCGAGGCCGAATAG
- a CDS encoding HYR domain-containing protein, with translation MMINHTIQIRKTLIILAVAMVAALFETGQASAEPVFFSTSNNVLYRYHLTGTPDTFLLTDEFASMAADPSGTIYMIGRTDIDDDGFAEIYRLDDPCGAEPSLTIVGDYLPRRVVSMSFIGDTLYITYRAVAGEKHYLATVDLVAQTYAVVGQTGATLANINSTGYDNITGKLYGVGNGGTPDLLLIDWKLESGVDPTATVIGPTGQSSYTSGGDFHDGTYYHVVSATNAGVNEILLGTLDLATGAFSLSRVVDSGMPVGDIGLAIIDIPEGQSCPSVGGCCFNSKGQGCEVLTQADCNALEGSYLGHNTTCEDDSDADGITDCFDECPDTPAETPVDDFGCSCAQLGNETPPSIEGCPEDFDVFPKGCDYTIGDYRNSLEVWDDCDELAQLTITQSPEPGTVVGEGQTLVTITVTDTSENSASCEFTITVYIFPCDCDTTPPVIETCGEPVTLQAGVDCTAEVPDLTGGVIAYDECSEPTAVGEQGNYGLTITQNPPAGTPIGIGDTVVTITITDMSDNSIDCEVTVTVEFGECFIDPCENDETPPVIEVCPEPVTLQADETCSASLPDLTGEVIAFDNCPYQEEPQSKPWDEGSNGNENPVRGVQPALTITQDPIAGTPLPVGQTTVTITVTDSSNNSATCEVTVTVEQGSCVNVCGENDQEDPIITTCATDRTLLADSECKAIVPDLTGEIVAIDNCSPGEGLVVTQSPTAGTVIDVGDTLVTITVTDQNGNSSDCTATLTVDANGCDQPINDNNNNNNNDNNNNNNNNISNNNNEGPGPQPVPCDPATDNSFNILFSLLFHAPVCAVGCPLSVALTMCGFLAIRSMRLGSRRRTRRSRK, from the coding sequence ATGATGATAAACCATACAATTCAAATTCGAAAAACGCTAATAATTCTGGCTGTCGCGATGGTCGCGGCCTTGTTCGAAACGGGGCAGGCTTCTGCAGAACCTGTCTTCTTTTCGACCAGTAACAATGTGCTTTACCGGTACCATCTCACCGGCACGCCTGACACGTTTCTGCTCACCGACGAATTCGCCTCGATGGCTGCGGACCCCAGCGGCACGATCTACATGATCGGCCGAACGGACATCGACGACGACGGATTCGCGGAAATCTATCGTTTGGATGATCCTTGCGGCGCCGAGCCGTCGCTGACCATCGTCGGCGATTATCTGCCCCGCCGCGTCGTATCGATGTCGTTCATCGGTGACACACTCTACATCACCTATCGCGCCGTCGCGGGCGAGAAACACTATCTCGCGACCGTCGACCTCGTCGCCCAGACCTACGCCGTTGTCGGACAAACCGGCGCGACGCTCGCAAACATCAACTCCACCGGCTACGACAACATCACCGGCAAGCTGTACGGTGTCGGAAACGGCGGCACACCGGATCTGCTCCTCATCGACTGGAAACTGGAAAGCGGCGTCGATCCTACTGCGACCGTCATCGGCCCGACCGGACAGAGCAGCTACACGTCCGGCGGCGATTTTCACGACGGCACGTATTATCATGTCGTCTCGGCGACGAATGCGGGCGTCAATGAGATTCTGCTCGGCACCCTCGATCTTGCCACGGGAGCATTCTCACTCTCGCGTGTTGTCGATTCCGGAATGCCCGTCGGTGACATCGGCCTCGCGATCATCGATATTCCGGAAGGCCAATCCTGCCCCAGTGTCGGTGGTTGCTGCTTCAACTCAAAAGGCCAGGGCTGCGAAGTCCTGACGCAGGCCGACTGCAACGCACTCGAGGGCAGTTACCTCGGTCATAACACGACGTGTGAGGACGATTCCGACGCGGACGGAATCACGGATTGCTTCGACGAATGCCCCGACACGCCGGCCGAGACGCCCGTCGATGATTTCGGATGCAGTTGCGCCCAACTTGGCAACGAAACCCCGCCGTCGATCGAGGGCTGCCCTGAAGATTTCGATGTCTTCCCCAAGGGCTGCGACTACACGATCGGCGACTATCGAAACTCCCTTGAAGTGTGGGACGATTGCGACGAGCTCGCGCAACTGACCATCACGCAATCGCCGGAACCGGGGACAGTCGTCGGCGAAGGTCAAACGCTCGTCACCATCACTGTCACCGATACGTCGGAGAACAGTGCCTCCTGCGAGTTCACAATAACGGTCTACATCTTCCCATGTGACTGCGATACGACGCCGCCCGTCATCGAAACATGCGGCGAGCCAGTGACACTTCAGGCCGGTGTCGATTGCACCGCTGAGGTGCCCGATCTGACCGGTGGTGTCATTGCCTACGACGAATGCAGCGAACCAACCGCGGTCGGCGAGCAGGGCAATTACGGATTGACGATAACGCAGAATCCGCCGGCAGGAACTCCGATCGGCATTGGTGACACGGTCGTGACCATTACCATTACGGACATGAGTGACAACTCGATCGACTGCGAAGTCACCGTCACGGTTGAGTTCGGCGAATGCTTCATCGATCCATGTGAGAACGATGAGACGCCGCCTGTCATCGAAGTCTGTCCGGAGCCTGTGACCCTGCAGGCGGATGAAACATGCTCCGCGTCGCTGCCCGATCTTACCGGCGAGGTCATCGCTTTCGATAATTGCCCATATCAGGAAGAACCGCAATCCAAGCCGTGGGACGAAGGTTCGAATGGAAACGAAAACCCCGTTCGAGGTGTCCAACCAGCCCTCACAATCACACAGGACCCGATCGCCGGCACCCCGCTGCCTGTGGGTCAGACGACCGTGACCATCACCGTGACCGACTCGTCGAACAATTCGGCCACGTGCGAAGTGACGGTGACGGTCGAGCAGGGTTCGTGCGTCAACGTTTGCGGTGAAAATGATCAGGAGGATCCGATCATCACAACGTGCGCGACCGACAGGACGCTACTGGCGGATTCGGAATGCAAGGCCATCGTGCCGGATCTGACCGGGGAAATCGTCGCGATCGACAATTGCTCGCCGGGCGAAGGTCTTGTCGTCACGCAGTCTCCAACGGCCGGAACGGTCATCGACGTCGGCGATACGCTCGTGACCATCACGGTCACTGACCAAAACGGAAACTCGTCAGACTGCACGGCGACACTTACGGTCGATGCCAACGGATGCGACCAGCCGATCAACGACAACAACAACAACAACAACAACGATAACAATAACAATAACAACAACAACATCAGCAACAACAATAACGAAGGACCTGGTCCGCAGCCGGTTCCTTGTGATCCGGCAACGGACAATTCGTTCAATATCCTCTTCAGCCTGCTGTTCCATGCACCCGTATGTGCCGTGGGCTGCCCGCTGTCGGTAGCGCTGACGATGTGTGGCTTCCTTGCGATTCGGTCCATGCGGCTCGGATCGCGCCGCCGGACCCGCCGCAGTCGGAAATAA
- the holA gene encoding DNA polymerase III subunit delta — protein sequence MKRKESQSYDRPPPVHVVFGKDEFLRSRRLKRLMKELLGEHDESMSVGLFDGSSAQLVDILDDLRTPSMFSPIRVVCVRDADDLFVKDGDDSASPSPKSTAAKSARGRSAVPRAMSARELLEKYLENPCDTGILVFECKSWPKTTRLYKVVDRIGRNIDCDPPKGEQFVSWVRQHARDEFGCVFAGEAASLLVELVGETPGLLHMEISKLADYAHPRKEIRASDIELLVGEARTEIVFKLMDALTIGDAAGTLKMWHQVLAGGKGAEFMALGGLRFAFERLYNAKRMHSRGASARDIKSALRIWDPADMLPRQLSRFTLPQSRSMLTGLLRIDLNSKSGLGTVQSSVEKLIVELCAAS from the coding sequence TTGAAGAGAAAAGAGTCGCAATCCTATGATCGGCCGCCGCCTGTCCATGTCGTGTTCGGGAAGGACGAGTTTCTTCGCTCTCGCCGGCTTAAGCGCCTCATGAAGGAATTACTGGGCGAACATGACGAGTCGATGAGCGTCGGTTTGTTTGATGGGTCGTCCGCGCAGCTGGTGGATATTCTCGATGACCTGCGCACTCCATCGATGTTTTCGCCGATTCGGGTTGTATGTGTGCGCGATGCGGACGACCTTTTCGTGAAGGATGGTGATGATTCCGCATCCCCATCGCCCAAGTCAACTGCCGCGAAAAGCGCGCGCGGCCGGTCGGCTGTGCCGCGGGCGATGTCTGCGCGCGAGTTACTTGAGAAGTATCTCGAAAACCCATGCGATACCGGCATACTTGTTTTTGAATGCAAGAGCTGGCCGAAGACGACTCGATTGTACAAGGTGGTTGACAGGATCGGGCGAAATATCGACTGCGATCCGCCGAAGGGCGAACAGTTTGTTTCGTGGGTTCGTCAGCACGCTCGTGATGAGTTCGGTTGCGTGTTCGCCGGTGAAGCGGCTTCTCTCCTGGTCGAGCTTGTCGGGGAGACGCCGGGCCTGCTCCACATGGAGATATCGAAGCTGGCGGACTATGCACATCCGAGGAAGGAAATTCGCGCGTCGGATATCGAACTGCTCGTCGGCGAGGCACGAACGGAAATTGTGTTCAAGCTGATGGACGCACTCACAATAGGCGATGCGGCCGGCACGCTGAAGATGTGGCATCAGGTCCTTGCGGGCGGCAAGGGTGCGGAATTCATGGCACTGGGCGGATTGCGTTTCGCGTTCGAGCGGCTCTATAACGCAAAACGGATGCATTCGCGCGGCGCTTCAGCAAGGGACATTAAGTCGGCGTTGAGAATCTGGGATCCGGCGGACATGCTTCCCCGGCAGCTTTCGCGGTTCACGCTTCCGCAATCGCGAAGTATGCTGACCGGGCTGCTCCGGATTGACCTGAACTCAAAGAGCGGGCTCGGAACGGTTCAGAGTTCGGTGGAAAAGTTGATCGTGGAACTGTGCGCGGCGTCTTAA
- a CDS encoding glycosyltransferase family 4 protein gives MSRQRHIVFLNEFYHPDICASAAVLSDRLPRLRRLLSHDRLTVIAGNRAWDDPQRIYPDEEMHEGVRIVRVQRPPIGARGVMRRGLGFLAFGRNAAIAASGLGAIDLVIGTTAPPHGAGIARKIARAAGCPYVYTVLDLYPDLALSLERMSSWSPVYRTWMNFDRRWMRDARRVVCISRDISKRIIETRGFGAEHIETIHDGFDPAILGLANFAASSSEVQSDNDFRRRHNPNGQVVIQYAGNMGLSHPFETIMAACSRLAGDSRLQFQFIGGGPQREYVREHLPANGVLIDYQPADQLGELLTAADICLISQHEAMYDKALPYKTYGIFAAARPAIFVGNERSEIAEWLRESGAGVAVRQGDVDGLIESIRRLADDREVRSRMGASGRALLDERLHAEQSAARWAALIDVHCRS, from the coding sequence ATGAGTCGACAGCGACACATCGTTTTTCTGAACGAATTCTATCATCCGGATATTTGTGCCAGTGCCGCTGTGCTGAGCGACCGGCTTCCGCGCCTGCGACGCCTGCTTTCGCACGATCGATTGACGGTAATCGCGGGGAATCGGGCATGGGACGATCCGCAGCGTATATATCCGGATGAAGAGATGCACGAAGGTGTTCGAATCGTCCGCGTGCAGCGTCCGCCGATCGGGGCAAGGGGTGTCATGCGCCGGGGGCTGGGATTTCTTGCGTTCGGTCGCAACGCGGCGATTGCCGCGTCCGGACTGGGGGCGATTGACCTGGTCATCGGGACGACGGCGCCTCCGCACGGAGCGGGGATCGCTCGGAAGATTGCGCGGGCGGCCGGGTGCCCTTATGTATATACCGTGCTCGACTTGTATCCTGATCTTGCGCTTTCACTGGAGCGGATGTCGTCATGGTCTCCGGTATATCGAACGTGGATGAACTTTGATCGTCGCTGGATGCGTGATGCGCGGCGTGTGGTTTGCATTTCGCGCGACATCTCGAAACGCATTATCGAGACGCGCGGTTTTGGCGCGGAACATATCGAGACGATTCATGACGGATTCGATCCGGCGATTCTGGGACTGGCAAATTTTGCAGCATCGAGTTCGGAGGTGCAGTCTGACAACGATTTTCGTCGGCGGCACAATCCAAATGGCCAAGTTGTGATTCAGTACGCCGGGAACATGGGCTTGTCCCATCCGTTCGAGACAATTATGGCGGCGTGCAGTCGATTGGCAGGGGACTCGCGCCTGCAATTCCAATTCATCGGCGGCGGACCACAGCGGGAGTACGTTCGGGAACATCTGCCCGCAAATGGGGTGCTAATCGACTATCAGCCCGCAGATCAGCTTGGGGAACTGCTGACGGCGGCCGACATTTGCCTGATTTCTCAACACGAAGCGATGTACGACAAGGCACTGCCATACAAGACGTATGGCATCTTCGCAGCGGCCAGGCCTGCGATATTTGTCGGAAACGAGCGTTCCGAGATTGCGGAATGGCTGCGCGAGAGCGGCGCCGGAGTGGCTGTGCGACAGGGTGATGTGGATGGTCTGATTGAGTCGATCCGGCGACTGGCGGACGATCGCGAAGTTCGTTCTCGAATGGGTGCGTCAGGCCGTGCGCTGCTCGATGAACGGCTGCACGCGGAGCAGTCCGCAGCCAGGTGGGCGGCACTTATCGACGTTCACTGCCGTTCGTGA
- a CDS encoding PEP-CTERM sorting domain-containing protein — MHTGFRRAFAGIACVTTVALASQANAAEFLFQLRNHPDGQVQMPQYGARLDELFNATSGTDIFTFDFNHAQSDMKLIYDSTAATIRIFGQSWGGRDTGSSYANDIYRGVYQFDFLYAFGVGQVPGDDDLWASPAQDFLNKGTVSAPVSAGGQTFHLVDKGLGMFGYTFRFGDENNDLGHRGYNGISGWGWMEINDAMNGNATRDWLFTAVPVPEPTTAMFAMFGVAALLRRRSR; from the coding sequence ATGCATACTGGTTTTCGCCGCGCCTTCGCGGGCATCGCATGTGTCACCACTGTTGCACTGGCTTCGCAGGCCAACGCAGCCGAATTCCTGTTTCAACTGCGCAATCACCCCGACGGACAGGTGCAGATGCCCCAATACGGCGCCCGCCTCGACGAACTCTTCAACGCCACTTCCGGCACCGACATCTTCACCTTTGATTTCAATCATGCACAGTCTGATATGAAGCTGATCTACGACTCGACCGCCGCGACCATCCGAATCTTCGGCCAGAGCTGGGGCGGACGCGACACCGGTTCATCCTACGCAAACGACATTTACCGCGGCGTATACCAATTTGACTTTCTCTACGCGTTTGGTGTCGGGCAGGTTCCGGGTGATGATGATCTGTGGGCATCGCCGGCGCAGGATTTTCTCAACAAAGGCACCGTCTCTGCTCCCGTATCCGCCGGCGGGCAAACGTTCCATCTCGTCGACAAGGGGCTCGGAATGTTCGGCTACACCTTCCGTTTCGGAGATGAGAACAACGACCTGGGGCATCGCGGATACAACGGCATTTCCGGCTGGGGCTGGATGGAAATCAACGATGCTATGAACGGCAACGCGACACGTGACTGGCTCTTCACTGCGGTACCGGTCCCGGAACCGACAACCGCCATGTTCGCAATGTTCGGAGTTGCCGCTCTGCTGCGACGCCGCTCGCGATAA
- the asnB gene encoding asparagine synthase (glutamine-hydrolyzing), whose protein sequence is MCGIAGLISITGEPDPVRLTEMTRRLSHRGPDGAHQWIDPRFGIGLGHTRLKVQDLTAAAEQPMRTEDGACTIVFNGEIYNFQTLRAELEAAGSRFNSTGDTAVLLELCRRDPSLAFLPRLNGMFAFAFWHEPTQTLTLVRDRTGVKPLLWTAIAGGIAFASEMHALRPAIGSAPIDSAAVYQLLSLGFVAAPATIFRGVSKLRPGHLLQFRNGGIEVRPWVPPPPDSTDITGFEAAKTIVRSTMIEAVRERLIADVPVGVFLSGGIDSAIVTAVASQISTEKIKTFSVCFPDEPFYDESRYSDAVAKMHGTEHTVLPLSLAEIQNIIPTVQNHIDEPFADSSALPTYLLSGLTRKHVVVALSGDGADELFAGYNRYAAATLNARYGWFARTPLYQLSRGLIEKLPTRRETRVGGFISQLKRAVRSMDPDRMTRYANWMRTSDDRTFGRLLGDAGRAKSAMREIEQLLWKFRGDPKSSDDLNAHLRTEWQLSLPDDMLTKIDLMSMAHGLEVRSPFLDWRLVNAVSPFDWRWKLNGMRKKHLLIETFRDVMPRELHNRPKKGFEVPVGPWLRGPLRKMAENLILRDKCFFGVVLSRDGALATLNEHARGTADHNFCLWALVSLLAWQQTHANDAVVALDVPTPG, encoded by the coding sequence ATGTGCGGAATTGCAGGATTGATCAGCATCACCGGAGAACCCGACCCGGTACGACTCACCGAGATGACACGGCGACTGTCCCACCGCGGCCCGGATGGTGCGCATCAATGGATCGATCCGCGATTCGGAATCGGGCTGGGACATACAAGACTCAAAGTGCAGGACCTGACCGCTGCGGCCGAGCAACCCATGCGGACAGAGGACGGTGCCTGCACCATTGTCTTCAACGGTGAGATATACAACTTCCAGACCCTCCGTGCTGAATTGGAGGCGGCCGGATCGCGATTTAACTCAACCGGCGACACAGCTGTTCTGCTCGAGTTATGTCGGCGCGACCCGTCTTTGGCTTTCCTGCCGCGACTGAACGGCATGTTTGCATTCGCCTTCTGGCATGAACCAACGCAAACACTCACGTTGGTGCGCGACCGGACGGGAGTGAAGCCGCTCCTGTGGACGGCCATTGCAGGCGGAATTGCGTTCGCTTCCGAGATGCACGCCTTGCGGCCCGCAATCGGCTCGGCGCCGATCGATTCTGCGGCCGTGTATCAGCTCCTTTCGCTCGGTTTTGTCGCCGCGCCCGCAACGATCTTTCGCGGAGTTTCGAAGTTGCGCCCAGGACATCTGCTTCAATTCCGAAACGGCGGAATCGAGGTACGTCCATGGGTGCCGCCGCCTCCGGACTCGACTGACATCACCGGTTTCGAAGCGGCCAAAACCATCGTTCGATCAACAATGATTGAAGCGGTTCGGGAAAGATTGATCGCCGATGTTCCGGTCGGAGTCTTCCTCTCCGGTGGAATCGACTCGGCCATCGTCACGGCCGTCGCTTCTCAGATTTCCACGGAGAAGATTAAGACGTTCTCCGTCTGCTTCCCGGACGAACCATTCTACGACGAAAGCAGATACTCCGATGCCGTGGCAAAAATGCACGGAACCGAACACACTGTGCTTCCCCTGTCACTTGCGGAAATTCAGAACATTATCCCGACGGTCCAGAATCACATTGACGAGCCATTTGCCGACAGTTCCGCCTTGCCGACGTACTTGCTTAGCGGCCTGACACGCAAGCATGTCGTTGTCGCCCTCAGCGGCGACGGAGCGGATGAACTGTTCGCGGGATACAATCGCTACGCTGCGGCGACGCTGAACGCCAGATACGGATGGTTCGCTCGCACGCCGCTCTATCAGCTCTCGCGCGGCCTGATCGAGAAGCTCCCCACCAGGAGAGAAACGCGTGTCGGCGGATTCATCAGCCAGTTGAAACGGGCCGTCCGTTCGATGGATCCGGATCGGATGACACGCTATGCCAACTGGATGCGCACATCCGACGATCGAACGTTCGGACGCCTGTTGGGCGATGCCGGCCGCGCAAAGTCGGCCATGCGAGAAATCGAACAGCTACTGTGGAAATTCCGGGGCGATCCAAAATCCTCGGATGACTTGAACGCCCATCTGCGAACCGAGTGGCAACTCTCGCTGCCGGACGACATGCTAACCAAGATCGACTTGATGTCGATGGCTCACGGGCTGGAGGTCCGTTCACCTTTCCTGGACTGGCGCCTGGTGAACGCGGTATCTCCGTTTGATTGGCGTTGGAAGCTCAATGGAATGCGAAAAAAGCACCTTCTTATTGAAACTTTTCGCGATGTGATGCCGCGGGAGCTGCATAATCGTCCGAAAAAAGGGTTCGAAGTGCCGGTTGGTCCGTGGCTTCGTGGTCCGCTCCGGAAAATGGCCGAGAACCTGATCCTGCGGGACAAGTGTTTCTTCGGCGTCGTGCTGTCCCGCGACGGTGCCCTCGCGACCCTGAACGAGCACGCGCGGGGCACCGCGGATCACAATTTCTGTTTATGGGCGCTCGTGTCGCTCCTGGCATGGCAGCAGACACACGCGAACGACGCGGTCGTCGCACTCGATGTCCCGACACCGGGCTGA